Proteins encoded within one genomic window of Ailuropoda melanoleuca isolate Jingjing chromosome 16, ASM200744v2, whole genome shotgun sequence:
- the LOC117796578 gene encoding LOW QUALITY PROTEIN: olfactory receptor 6C2-like (The sequence of the model RefSeq protein was modified relative to this genomic sequence to represent the inferred CDS: inserted 1 base in 1 codon), with protein MRNGTVTTFILLGLTDDRPLQVLIFIFLFLTYRLSLPGNLTIISVILLGSHLKTAMYCFLQNFSFLEISFTSACIPRYLYNIATGDKVMTYNACASQVFFTDLFGVTKFFLLAAMSYDRYVAICKPLHYVTIMSGTVCRRCVFCYWVAGLFIIIPPLSLGLNLEFCESNTIDHFLCDASSLLKISCSNTWFMEQTVIICAVLTLXLTLMCAVLSYIYIIKTILGSPSDHQKKKAFSTCSSHMIVVSITCGSCTFIYIKPSAKESVAMNKGVTVLITSLSPVLNPFIYTLRNKQVKQAFSNLIRRIVIFSRK; from the exons ATGAGAAATGGTACAGTAACAACATTCATTCTGCTGGGACTGACAGATGACCGTCCACTGcaggttttgatttttatctttctcttcctcacctaTAGGTTGAGTCTACCTGGGAACCTGACTATCATCTCCGTCATCTTATTGGGTTCCCACCTTAAAACAGCCATGTACTGCTTCCTACAAAATTTCTCCTTCTTAGAGATCTCATTCACATCTGCTTGCATTCCCAGGTATTTGTATAACATAGCCACAGGTGACAAGGTCATGACTTACAATGCCTGTGCCAGCCAGGTATTTTTTACTGACCTCTTTGGTGTAACCAAATTTTTTCTCCTGGCAGCCAtgtcctatgaccgctatgtggccatctgcaaaccctTGCATTATGTGACCATCATGAGTGGCACAGTCTGCAGAAGATGTGTTTTTTGTTACTGGGTAGCTGGTCTATTTATTATAATCCCCCCACTTAGCCTAGGCCTAAATCTGGAATTCTGTGAATCTAATACCATTGATCATTTTCTCTGTGATGCATCTTCCCTCCTGAAAATCTCTTGTTCCAATACTTGGTTCATGGAGCAGACTGTTATAATCTGTGCTGTGCTGACCC CTTTGACACTTATGTGTGCAGTTCTGTCTTACATTTATATCATCAAGACAATTTTAGGATCCCCTTCTGACCACCAGAAGAAAAAAGCCTTTTCTACCTGTTCTTCCCACATGATTGTGGTTTCTATCACCTGTGGCAGCTGCACCTTCATCTACATCAAACCTTCAGCGAAGGAATCGGTGGCCATGAATAAGGGTGTGACGGTGCTcattacctctctctctccagtgcTGAACCCTTTCATTTATACACTGAGGAACAAGCAAGTCAAACAGGCCTTCAGTAATTTAATCAGAAGAATTGTGATATTTTCCAGGAAATAA